Below is a window of Desulfuromonas acetoxidans DSM 684 DNA.
ATATAATTGGAATCGTGGGCAAGAGGGCCATCTCTGTGTGTTTTTGAGCCGCGGCCCAGAGAATAACCGGTTAGAGAGCAAGGCCCTCACATTCAAGGGCTTAGGGTTATAACAAGACCCACCATTTCGGGGCCCGGCAAAAACAGAGGAGGGACACAGCGAGGAACCAGTTCAAGGCAGGATTATTTAGGAAGGGGATTTAAACGATTTTTTTTATTAAATGGAGGGAGGGGCTTAAAAAAAAAAAGGTTTCTCAAAAGGGAATCACATCTTGGGCGGGAAAACCCATTCAAAAGGGGGAAACCTGAGGAAAAAAAATGGCCGGGAAAACCGGCCTGACAGGGTGGATAATACCTGAAAAAATGCGCCAACTTCGAAATTTACGCCGCTATCAATTTTAACCAAGGTGATGAATCTATGAGTACGAAAATTAAAATCGGTACCCGACGCAGCAAACTGGCCCTTTGGCAAGCCTACTATGTAGAACAATTGCTTCAGGACGCCGGCATGGACACCGAGATCGTCGAAATCGACACCCGCGGAGACCAAGTGCTCGATGTCTCCATCGCCAAAATCGGCAGCAAAGGGGTGTTTACCGAAGAGCTTGAAGACCAACTGCGCAGTGGCGACATCGATATCGCCGTGCACAGCGCTAAAGATATGCAGTCGGAACTGCCTGAAGGTTTTGAAATCATCGCCTTTACCATCCGGGAAAAAGTTAACGATGTTGTCGTCAGCCGCGACAAGTCGATCCGTCTGGGCGACACCAGTCGCCCTCTGACCATCGGCTCCTCGTCTGTTCGCCGACGTGCTATCCTTAAAGCATACTACCCACATCTCAATATTATTGAAATGCGCGGCAACCTGCAGACCCGGATCGGAAAAATGGATGACGGCCAATGCGATGCCATTCTACTGGCCTATGCCGGCGTCAACCGTATGGAATACAATGATCTGATCGTCGAAACCCTGCCGTTGGAACAGTTTATTCCACCTGTCGGCCAGGGCAGTGTCGCCATTGAATCAGCCATAAATCTGGATGCAAAGAAGCGCGAAACCATCCGCAAAGCCGTCAACCATCCGGATACGGAATTCCGCCTGCTCGCTGAGCGCGCCTTCCTCAAAACGCTCAAAGGCGGTTGCAGTATCCCCGCCTTCTGCATGGCGGAACTTGAAGGAGACGATCAGCTTAAAGTCACCGGTGGCATGATCAGTCTTGACGGCCAAACCCTGATCAAAAATGTCCTGACCGGTGCCCGCAGTGATGCCGAGCAACTTGGGGACCAGATGGCAAACCTGACACTGGAACAAGGCGGCGCACA
It encodes the following:
- the hemC gene encoding hydroxymethylbilane synthase, whose protein sequence is MSTKIKIGTRRSKLALWQAYYVEQLLQDAGMDTEIVEIDTRGDQVLDVSIAKIGSKGVFTEELEDQLRSGDIDIAVHSAKDMQSELPEGFEIIAFTIREKVNDVVVSRDKSIRLGDTSRPLTIGSSSVRRRAILKAYYPHLNIIEMRGNLQTRIGKMDDGQCDAILLAYAGVNRMEYNDLIVETLPLEQFIPPVGQGSVAIESAINLDAKKRETIRKAVNHPDTEFRLLAERAFLKTLKGGCSIPAFCMAELEGDDQLKVTGGMISLDGQTLIKNVLTGARSDAEQLGDQMANLTLEQGGAQILAAIRAERGE